CAACGGGATCTGCCATCAGGTGCACCTCGAGCGGTTCAGCTCGCCGGGCAAGGTCCTGCTCGGCTCCGACAGCCACACTCCCACCTGCGGCGGGGCGGGCATGCTCGCTATCGGCGCGGGCGGGCTGGATATCGCCGTGGCGATGGCCGGCGGGGCGTTCCATCTCAAGTGCCCGGTCGTGGTCGGTGTCAGGCTGGAGGGCAAACTCACCGGCTGGGCCAGCGCCAAGGACGTGATCCTCGAGGTACTGCGCAGAAGGACTGTCAAGGGCGGTGTCGGGAAAATCTTCTGTTACCACGGCCCCGGCGTGGAAAACCTGGACGTGACCCGGCGGGCGACGATTACCAACATGGGCGCCGAGCTGGGTGCGACCACCAGTATTTTCCCTTCGGACCACCTTACAAAAGCGTTCCTGGAACTCCAGCAGCGCGGCGGCACCTGGAGCGAACTGCTGCCCGATGGCGACGCGCAGTACGACGATCTGGAAGTGATCAACCTGAGCGAACTCGAGCCGCTGGTGGCGATGCCCCATTCGCCGGACGCAGTGGTGCCCCTGGCCGAAGTGGCCGGGACCAAAATCCAGCAGGTCTGTGTCGGCAGCTGCACCAACAGCAGCTACCACGACCTGATGGTGACCGCCGCAATAGTCAAGGACAAGAAAAGCCACCCGGATGTCAGTTTCGCGGTCACTCCCGGCAGCCGCCAGGTGTTCGAGATGATCGCCACCAGCGGGGGACTCAAAGAGCTGATCGGCGCTGGCGCCAGGATTCTCGAAAGCGCCTGCGGACCATGTATCGGCATGGGCCAGGTGCCATCCACCGGCAGCCTCAGCGTGCGCTCGTTCAACCGGAATTTCAAGGGCCGCTGCGGCAGCACCGAGGCCGGCGTGATCCTGACCAGCCCCGAAATCTGCGCCCTGGCAGCGCTCGAGGGCGAATTGCCCGATGTCTCCAGGCACGGCG
Above is a genomic segment from Candidatus Glassbacteria bacterium containing:
- a CDS encoding aconitate hydratase codes for the protein NGICHQVHLERFSSPGKVLLGSDSHTPTCGGAGMLAIGAGGLDIAVAMAGGAFHLKCPVVVGVRLEGKLTGWASAKDVILEVLRRRTVKGGVGKIFCYHGPGVENLDVTRRATITNMGAELGATTSIFPSDHLTKAFLELQQRGGTWSELLPDGDAQYDDLEVINLSELEPLVAMPHSPDAVVPLAEVAGTKIQQVCVGSCTNSSYHDLMVTAAIVKDKKSHPDVSFAVTPGSRQVFEMIATSGGLKELIGAGARILESACGPCIGMGQVPSTGSLSVRSFNRNFKGRCGSTEAGVILTSPEICALAALEGELPDVSRHGDPPSVAPATEIIIDDGMIVPPAPEGEEVEVVRGPNIKPCPVNEELQDKISGPVLLKTGDNITTDDIMPAGTKVLPLRSNIPRISEHVFSQLDPTFPARARELGGGIVVGGNNYGQGSSREHAAIAPMYLGLRAVVVKSFARIHRSNLINFGILPVEFADEADYDKIDQGDELEIGGVHDAVQGGTAEVPITNKTKGSGFKGRVELSTYEREVILAGGLLPFTRKQA